In Diabrotica undecimpunctata isolate CICGRU chromosome 4, icDiaUnde3, whole genome shotgun sequence, a single genomic region encodes these proteins:
- the LOC140438487 gene encoding uncharacterized protein — MSRGKKMIDMAIGQKPQTLGSTSNCDPNTVVHVLEDVQLQYQQLGMTPEIGSYIPYPSCTSSVYNVDITPVTSENNFIIIPSQIEKEYIPPVTSESNLIILPSQIEKEYITQVVSENNLIIIPSQIEKDFQTTNILISKDISSSAIQSIEKISHEPSLYSLQAISNTPDETPSVIDNMHAPDESILPLVNSSHQVVPNLPISDDSDTEHNKLVPYSDSDSDSLSEIRKSYKRKKRFQVNKKDWFSEKNKDRRECGKSYFGRQKKEDYYNYMKPKEARSIKPRCTCKIGKYSTLKCETIDENSRKDIFKQFWSFTWGEKKTLVNEWVTTIETMRPRNRNTKEITKRANTFIYHLKVNNEKVKVCRTMFLNTLDLGRWTVKSWKKDFTMQPPSILRRHNQPSKSVVSQPKQSLFQFLDSLPVMEAHYCRATSQKLYLLPEWKSKESLYQFYVNDWCKNQNIKPLSIALFSNEFEGKNFALFRPKKDQCEKCTCYKVGTITEEQHRDHIEKVNQAREEKDKDKKGENYVFAVDLQAVLMAPKSNVSTLYYKTKLQVHNLCFFNLKNKEGNCFIWNEVEGGLNAEEFVSIWVDFLENNVISNIAKDKNITIILYSDGCTYQNRNCILSNALLNIVLTHTNITIEQKFLEVDHTQMEVDSMHSTIERQLKNKIINIPAEYISIVKHARKLPAPYVVKYLEHTYFKKFEKIQFFKSIRPGRSKGDPKVTDIRALRYESNGSILYKTFYKDKWQPLPQRRSSRFYSCKTSDLTQLHQNRRKITLRKFEDLQEIKKTLPSDYHKYYDDLPHE, encoded by the coding sequence ATGTCTCGAGGGAAAAAAATGATAGATATGGCTATAGGTCAAAAACCACAAACTCTAGGTTCAACGTCAAATTGTGACCCAAATACAGTAGTACACGTTTTAGAAGATGTTCAGTTACAGTATCAACAATTAGGGATGACACCAGAAATTGGTTCTTACATTCCTTACCCTAGCTGTACAAGCTCAGTTTATAATGTTGACATTACTCCAGTTACGagtgaaaataattttattataataccGTCACAAATTGAAAAAGAATATATTCCTCCAGTTACTAGTGAAAGTAATTTGATTATACTACCGTCACAAATTGAAAAAGAATACATTACTCAAGTTGTGAgtgaaaataatttgattataataCCGTCACAAATTGAAAAAGATTTTCAAACCACTAATATTTTGATTTCAAAGGATATAAGTAGTTCAGCAATTCAATCAATTGAAAAAATAAGTCATGAACCAAGCCTATATTCACTTCAAGCTATTTCTAATACTCCAGATGAAACGCCAAGCGTTATAGACAATATGCACGCTCCGGATGAAAGCATACTACCTCTTGTTAATTCCAGTCATCAAGTTGTACCCAATTTACCTATATCAGATGACAGTGATACAGAACATAATAAACTTGTGCCTTATTCTGATTCTGACTCAGACTCGCTTTCTGAAATAAGAAAAAGTTATAAACGAAAGAAACGGTTTCAAGTCAATAAAAAAGATTGGTTTTCGGAAAAGAATAAAGACAGAAGAGAATGTGGTAAAAGCTATTTtggaagacaaaagaaagaagaCTACTATAATTACATGAAACCAAAAGAGGCTCGTTCCATCAAACCAAGATGCACTTGTAAAATCGGAAAGTACAGTACTTTAAAATGTGAAACCATCGACGAAAATTCAAGAAaggatatttttaaacaattttggagTTTTACTTGGGGAGAAAAAAAAACCCTCGTCAACGAATGGGTAACCACTATTGAGACAATGCGACCACGAAATCGGAATACCAAAGAGATAACAAAGAGggctaatacatttatttatcatttaaaagttaataatgaaaaggTTAAGGTATGTCGAACGATGTTTTTGAACACTTTAGATCTAGGAAGGTGGACTGTAAAATCCTGGAAAAAGGACTTCACAATGCAACCTCCTAGTATATTGAGGCGTCACAATCAACCATCTAAATCGGTGGTTTCGCAACCCAAACAATCATTATTTCAATTTTTGGATTCTCTTCCTGTAATGGAAGCGCATTATTGTCGAGCAACATCTCAAAAGTTATATTTATTGCCAGAATGGAAATCGAAAGAAAGTCTTTATCAGTTTTACGTTAACGATTGGtgcaaaaaccaaaatataaaaCCTCTTTCCATAGCCTTGTTTTCAAATGAATTTGAAGGCAAAAATTTTGCACTATTCAGACCTAAAAAAGACCAGTGCGAAAAATGCACCTGTTATAAAGTAGGGACAATTACAGAAGAACAACACAGAGACCATATTGAGAAAGTGAACCAGGCCAgagaagaaaaagataaagacAAAAAGGGAGAAAACTATGTCTTTGCCGTTGATTTGCAGGCAGTGTTAATGGCACCTAAATCGAATGTTAGTACACTGTATTACAAGACTAAGCTACAAGTTCACAATCtttgcttttttaatttaaaaaacaaagaggGCAATTGTTTTATTTGGAATGAAGTAGAAGGCGGACTCAATGCTGAAGAATTTGTTTCTATTTGGGTAGACTTTTTAGAAAACAATGTAATATCTAATATTgctaaagataaaaatataacaattatACTTTATAGTGACGGGTGTACATACCAAAATCGAAATTGTATTTTATCCAATGCTcttttaaatattgtattaacGCATACAAATATTACTAttgaacaaaaatttttagaAGTAGATCACACCCAAATGGAGGTGGATTCTATGCATTCCACGATAGAACGTCagcttaaaaataaaatcataaacaTACCAGCTGAATACATTTCTATTGTTAAACATGCCCGAAAATTACCAGCCCCATATGTTGTAAAATATTTGGAACACACttactttaaaaaatttgaaaaaatacaattttttaaaagcattcgTCCAGGAAGATCTAAAGGAGATCCTAAGGTGACCGACATTCGAGCTTTACGTTATGAAAGCAATGGATCCATTCTCTATAAAACTTTTTATAAGGATAAATGGCAACCTTTACCACAAAGAAGATCTTCACGATTTTATTCTTGTAAGACTAGTGATTTAACGCAATTGCACCAAAATCGACGTAAAATCACTCTCCGGAAGTTTGAAGACCTGCAGGAAATCAAAAAGACTCTTCCATCTGACTATCATAAATATTATGATGATTTACCTCATGAGTAG